The sequence AGGCGAACAAATCAAGGAAGCCGCCCGCGAAGAAGGCGCCGCCCTAGGACTTCAACAAGGTCTCGACGAAGCCCGAGAGCAAGCGGCGTCCATTCTGCAGGAAATGGCCGGCATGATGGCGGAAGGGCAGCGCATCCTCGAAGGCAAATTCCAGGAGCAGGAGCAGGAAATCCGCGAGTTAGTCGCCGAGATCGTCTCCCGCGTCGTCCAGGAAAAAATCGCTTTGGACGATGAAATCGTCGTCCGCGTCGCCCGCGAGTGCATCCGCATAGCGGCGGACCGGCAATCCGTCCGGATCCTCGTTCATCCGGACGATAAGGCCAAGATCGAAGAGTGGGTTCCTCAATTCACTCAGATGTTCGACGATATAGAGAAGCTGTCGATCGCCAGCGATCCGCGCGTTGGCCGCGGCGGCGTCATCATCGAATCCGGAACCGGCGGCGTCGACGGACGAATCGAAAAGCAAGTTGAAATTCTCAACGAAACCCTAATCAATCCATGATTCTCACGCCTCATTCCATCGATTGGAACGCGATTCGCTGGTCCTTGAATCTGATTCAGCCCATACGGCAGCGGGGCTATGTGGACGAGTTAATCGGAGTAGTTATTCTCGCCCGCGGGCCGGGAGGCGCCGTCGGCGATCTGGTTTATATCTATCCGGCGGAAGGCCAGGAGCCGGTTCCCGCCGAGATCGTAGGCTTCCGTTCCGGACGCGTCATCCTGATGGCGTTCGGCGAGATCGCCGGCATCCGTCCCGGCTGCGAAGTAATCTCGTCCGGCGGCCCCTTGAAGATCAAATGCGGCGAGGCGCTCTTGGGACGCATCCTCGACGGCATGGGCAATCCTTACGATGGGAAAGGTCCTGTGAAAACAGATTCGCTTCGCTCCATCTACAACCGCCCC comes from Candidatus Omnitrophota bacterium and encodes:
- a CDS encoding FliH/SctL family protein produces the protein MARIIKAPNVQEAKPYPIVERDKVLRHANEEAADIIAAAQQQEESILISASQQGDEIVAGAKQEAEGIIADAQAEGEQIKEAAREEGAALGLQQGLDEAREQAASILQEMAGMMAEGQRILEGKFQEQEQEIRELVAEIVSRVVQEKIALDDEIVVRVARECIRIAADRQSVRILVHPDDKAKIEEWVPQFTQMFDDIEKLSIASDPRVGRGGVIIESGTGGVDGRIEKQVEILNETLINP